The Oscillospiraceae bacterium genome contains a region encoding:
- a CDS encoding sensor histidine kinase: MDGWQLWPDALLVPGQLGAGAPAPVDTYIGQFLTLRPYHADGSPYGAATWRVRLRADRPVQVCMLIPEAYCASAVYVNGELVGGTGSVSPYAPRVADGLYAFRLNGETEVVVQTANFTHYASGLIYPPVVGLPAAVGRYVALRMALYGLLCFASLAVALFSVTVWLRPQNRDPLYLRFGVLCLGFALRVCYPFFRAAGVPLIRPLYALEDLGAFLVLYCAARMVCRLGGWEKARWARYGLFPLALAMCILGAAASPLLLPLLPAFSGVYGLLVSWYQLGMAAALLLLSLKSAARQGSITLCGLGIFAVAQGAGVLWNGAYEPLWGAWPEEYGGFALVLCFAALMAGRSRALAQENLRLTGHLQEEVARQTADLTTMIQERRELLSGMLHDLKSPLSLVQNYALLVQENGVRLDGDQRAKLALIVDKCRDLGGRMQTIQEWNQNQLTAPATQPLDLCAVLRRFYDSNRPDVEVRDVDFLLALPPAPCIVQADGGQVERILQNLVYNAADFTPPGGAVTLGLAQESGWAVISVADTGRGIAPGDLPQVFRRGFTTRPGDGGLGLGLAIVKESAQVMGGRVRVESAPGAGSRFEVLFPLLQSPGSP, encoded by the coding sequence GTGGACGGCTGGCAGCTCTGGCCGGACGCTCTGCTGGTGCCCGGCCAGCTGGGCGCGGGCGCGCCGGCCCCGGTGGATACCTACATCGGCCAATTTTTGACCCTGCGGCCCTATCATGCCGACGGCTCGCCCTACGGGGCGGCCACCTGGCGGGTGCGGCTGCGCGCCGACCGGCCGGTGCAGGTGTGCATGCTCATCCCCGAGGCCTACTGCGCCAGCGCGGTGTACGTGAACGGCGAGCTTGTGGGGGGCACCGGCTCGGTTTCGCCCTACGCGCCCCGTGTGGCGGACGGGCTTTACGCCTTCCGGTTAAACGGCGAGACCGAGGTGGTGGTCCAGACGGCCAATTTCACCCACTACGCCTCCGGCCTCATCTACCCGCCGGTGGTGGGCCTCCCTGCCGCGGTGGGGCGCTATGTGGCGCTGCGCATGGCCCTTTACGGCCTGCTGTGCTTTGCCTCGCTGGCCGTGGCTCTGTTCTCGGTCACCGTGTGGCTGCGCCCCCAAAACCGCGACCCGTTATACCTGCGGTTTGGGGTGCTGTGCCTGGGGTTTGCCCTGCGGGTGTGTTACCCCTTTTTCCGGGCGGCGGGGGTCCCCCTGATCCGCCCGCTCTACGCGCTCGAGGACCTGGGCGCTTTTCTTGTGCTGTACTGTGCGGCGCGCATGGTATGCCGCCTGGGCGGCTGGGAAAAGGCACGCTGGGCCCGCTATGGCCTGTTCCCCCTGGCCCTCGCCATGTGCATCCTGGGGGCCGCCGCCTCGCCCCTGCTTTTGCCCCTGCTGCCCGCCTTCTCGGGGGTCTACGGCCTGCTGGTGAGCTGGTACCAGCTGGGGATGGCCGCCGCGCTGCTGCTGCTGTCGCTGAAAAGCGCTGCCCGGCAGGGCAGCATTACCCTGTGCGGGCTGGGCATTTTTGCCGTTGCCCAGGGGGCGGGCGTATTGTGGAACGGCGCGTACGAGCCCCTGTGGGGCGCCTGGCCCGAAGAATACGGCGGGTTTGCGCTAGTGCTGTGCTTTGCCGCGCTCATGGCGGGCCGCAGCCGGGCCCTGGCGCAGGAAAATCTGCGGCTGACCGGGCATCTGCAGGAGGAAGTGGCCCGCCAGACCGCCGACCTGACCACCATGATCCAGGAGCGGCGGGAGCTGCTTTCCGGCATGCTGCACGACCTGAAATCGCCCCTCTCGCTGGTGCAGAACTACGCGCTGCTGGTGCAGGAAAACGGCGTCCGGCTGGACGGTGACCAGCGGGCCAAGCTGGCCCTCATTGTGGATAAGTGCCGCGATCTGGGGGGCCGCATGCAGACCATCCAGGAGTGGAACCAAAACCAGCTCACCGCGCCGGCCACCCAGCCGCTGGACCTTTGCGCTGTGCTGCGGCGCTTTTACGATTCAAACCGCCCGGACGTGGAGGTGCGGGACGTGGACTTCCTGCTGGCGCTGCCGCCCGCCCCCTGCATCGTGCAGGCGGACGGAGGGCAGGTGGAGCGCATCCTGCAGAACCTGGTGTACAACGCGGCGGACTTTACGCCCCCGGGCGGCGCGGTGACCCTGGGCCTCGCGCAGGAGAGCGGCTGGGCTGTGATCTCGGTGGCCGACACTGGCCGCGGCATCGCGCCCGGGGATCTGCCGCAGGTCTTCCGGCGCGGCTTCACCACCCGCCCCGGCGACGGGGGGCTGGGCCTGGGCCTGGCCATCGTAAAGGAGAGCGCGCAGGTCATGGGCGGCCGTGTACGGGTGGAGTCCGCCCCCGGCGCGGGCAGCCGGTTCGAGGTGCTCTTCCCGCTGCTGCAATCCCCCGGTTCCCCCTGA